A region of the Chryseobacterium gotjawalense genome:
GCTCAGACAACGGATAAAAAAGTGAATCAGATCTCGCCAAAACTTTTTGAAGTTGCGGGCGATCCTTTTAAAATGATGGAATTAGAAGTTGATGAAATTAAATATTTAATTAAAGAAATCGGTTTAGCCAATACGAAAGCTAAAAATTTAAAAAGAATGGCTGAACTTCTGGTCGAAAGACATGATGGAATTGTTCCGCAGACTTTTGAAGAACTTGAAAATCTTCCCGGTGTCGGCCATAAAACCGCTTCTGTGGTTATGAGTCAGGCTTTTGGTGTTCCGGCATTTCCGGTTGATACTCATATTCACCGGTTGATGATTCAGTGGAAGTTAACTTCCGGAAAAAATGTGGTAGAAACGGAAAAAGATGCGAAAAAATTATTCCCCAGGGAAATATGGAATAAATTGCACCTGCAAATCATTTTCTACGGCCGGGAATATTCACCGGCAAGAGGAAATAAGGAAAATGATTTTATTACGAAAATGTTATTTGAATAAATTTTGTCAGCGTGAGTTTCTAAAATTCAGGGAGCGGTTTTAATTTAAAAGGCGCTCCACTTTATCAACCAAATCGTCTATTTCAAAAGGTTTGGCCAGAAAATCATCGGCGCCAATTTCTTTGTGAATCTGTTGTGCATCGGGATGGGCAGACATTAACATCACTTTTATATCTGCGGTTTCGGAATTGTTTTTTATCCCTTTGGTTAAAGTCCGGCCATCAAAACCAGACATGAGCATGTCAGTAATAATTAGTTCAGGTTTAGCATTTTTCAATTTTTCCTGGAATTCTGAAGGATTGCTGCATGATTGAATATCGTAACCCTCAGCGAGCAAAATGTTTTCGATCAGCAGGCATATATCCTTATTGTCATCAACTATTAATATCTTCATAATTTATTTAATTTTTAAAAGAGGCAATGAGAAGTAAAATTTGCTCCCTTTGTTT
Encoded here:
- the nth gene encoding endonuclease III, whose amino-acid sequence is MTKKQRAEIVMTELEKLYPIVPIPLDHNDPFTLLVAVALSAQTTDKKVNQISPKLFEVAGDPFKMMELEVDEIKYLIKEIGLANTKAKNLKRMAELLVERHDGIVPQTFEELENLPGVGHKTASVVMSQAFGVPAFPVDTHIHRLMIQWKLTSGKNVVETEKDAKKLFPREIWNKLHLQIIFYGREYSPARGNKENDFITKMLFE
- a CDS encoding response regulator, whose amino-acid sequence is MKILIVDDNKDICLLIENILLAEGYDIQSCSNPSEFQEKLKNAKPELIITDMLMSGFDGRTLTKGIKNNSETADIKVMLMSAHPDAQQIHKEIGADDFLAKPFEIDDLVDKVERLLN